GCGATCACCTCGCCCGGGCGCCAGGCCGACACCTGCTCCTCGGCGATGTCGGTCATCGTGCCGATGCACGCGGCGATGCTGTCACGGCGGAAAGCGGGCTGGAGCGCACGCCGCTGACGTCGGTGGAAATCCCGCTCAGACGTGATGATGCCGTTCCCGATGAAAGGCCGCGCGATGTCGAACAGCAGCCCTTTTTCGAACTTCCTGCTCTGCGTCACGAGAACGTCGTGGACGGCCTCCGGCGAGTTCAGGACGAACACCGGCCGATTCCCGAGGAATATCCTGATGATGCCGCCCTGAACCCTGACCGATTGCAGGAAGTCCACTCGCTTGACGGCCAGCTGTGGCAGGTGGCCGAGTAAGGGAAAACGGCCCGGCGCGATGGGCGCCGCCACTGGAGCAGTGATGGAACGCACGGCCCTGCACCTCCCTGAAGTGTAAGCTCGAAAAGTTGCTCGTCTTTGGAAAGTTCACTCGTCCGCGGCGCACCGTGATCATCGCCCGTCGCCTCCGGAGAGGTCAAGGGTGCGGCTGAAAATGCGCGGCCGGAGGATTGGGAGCCGAAGGATGTGAATTCCTTCTGAATTCAGCCCGAAACTATCGGCCGTGCTGCTATGGGCGGCAGGCAGCACCGTAGGCAATGAAATTTGGACCTGCAAGTCCAAGGCGCTTGCGGCGTCGGCGAGTTGGCGACCACCGCCTGTGGGCGACCTGCTCTCCTCCTTTCCGGAATTTCACGTGCCGGCAACCCGCCCGCGCGTGTCTTCGGCAGCTCGACGTCGGCCGACGCGTGGAGCGGAGCCGCAGGCATCACTGTGCTCCACTGCTGCATGAGCGTGGTCGTGCCCGTCCGGACTCACCAGGCAACAGCACCTCGGAGATCTTCGGCGACTTGCGGCACCACGGCGCGAGGATCTTCGAGGGGAACCGCTTGTGCTCGCCGGTGGCGTCGTCGACGCGTCGGTCGTTCACTCGTGGGGCGCTGACCTCGACCGGGCCGGCGGCGGTGACGACGGCGCGGGGTCGGTGGTGGCCGTTGCGGACCACCAGGCGCCGTCCGTGCTCGTCGGTCTCCGCGGCCAACTCGGCTATGTACTGGTTGACTTCCGCCTCCAGTGCGGCGGCGATCATCCGGCGGGCGCCTTCGCGGACGATCTCGTCGATCAGGGAGCCGGACTGGGTGGAGCCGTCGTCGGTGACTACGCTGAGCAGTCGGGTAGCCGGGACGCATTGCTGCGTCCCGGCCCCCTCAGTACCGGACGTGCGAGTCATCCCCGCATCCGGCTCAAGCTGGCCTGTGGCTGCCGGTGGGTGTCATGCTTCCGGTCGCCAGCGTGTACCTGGCGATGACAGGTCGTGTGAATCAGTTCCAGGTTGCTCGGGTGGTCGCTGCCACCCTTGCTGCGGTAGGAGCGGCGGCGAGGTTGCGGCGCTCCTTCTCCGCGTGCGTCACCCTGGGTCCCACCTACCCCGCAACGTAGATGGGCACATCAGTCCTGCCAGTCGCCACACCTACCATTCCTCCGGGCGCCCCGAGCCAACAACCGGGACGGCTCACCAGGAACCAGAGGCGACCTCAGGACCGGCAACCGCTCGGCTGCCACAGGCCCCGGGGGCCGCGGGCGGGCGGGCGCGGTGCGCTCCTGGTCGACGGAGACTGAGTTCCTGCTGGCCGGCGGGAAGCGCAAGGTGCGCCCGGACGGCGTGTGGCAGGCTCCGGAGACCGGGGTGCCGGTGTTGATGGTGGAGGTCGACCGCTTCGGCATGGCCCGGGCCCGGGTGGCCGCGAAGTTCACCTCCTACCGCGAGCTGTTCCGGACCAAGGTCTGCGACAGCGACGTCGGCCGCGCATCGTTTTGGACTTGCTGGTCCATTTTCAGCTGCCTAGCGTGCTGACCGTTCCCCCGTGACGAACCCGCACAGGAAGGTGTCATCATGCACGCGATCCGCATCGAGGAGCACGGTGGTCCCGAGGTCATGCGCTGGACCGAGCTGCCGGACCCGATCCCACGCCCCGGCGAGGCGCTGGTGCGGCTGGGCGCCGCCGGCGTGAACTACATGGACGTCGGAGCCCGCGCTGAGGGCGGCCCGGGCTGGGCGGCTCCAGCGATCCTCGGCGCCGAGGGGATGGGGTACGTCACCGCCCTCGGCGAAGGAGTCAACGACCTCGCGGTCGGCGACCGGGTGGCCTGGTTCTACCACCCAGGCAGCTACGCGGAGCTGCTGGCCGTCCCGGCCCACTCGCTGGTCAAGGTTCCCGACGGCATCGGTGACGAGACGGCTGCCGCCGTGATGATGCAGGGCCTGACCGCCAGCCACCTGAGCACCGAGACCTACCCGATCGGGCCGGGCGACACCGCCGTGGTGCACGCGGCGGCGGGCGGCGTCGGCAGGCTGCTCACGCAGATGATCAGGACGCGCGGCGGCCGGGTGATCGGCCTGGTCTCCCGCGAGGAGAAGGCCCTCGTAGCGAAGGAAGCCGGCGCCGACCACGTGCTGGTCCACTCCGGCGGCGGCTTCGAGGAGCGGATCCGGGAGCTGACCGGCGGCCGCGGCGCCGACGTCGTCTACGACGGCGGAGGCACGGGCACGTTCCGCTCCTCGCAGCTGGCCCTGCGCCCGCACGGGGTGCACGCGTACTACGGCCCCTTCATGGGCGTACCGGCGCTGCGGCCCACCGACCTGCCCAACAGCATCCTGCTGACCTATCCCGTGGTGCACCACCACGTCGCCACCCGCGAGACCCTGCTGCAGCGGACCGGCGAGGTGTTCGACCTGGTCCTGGACGGGCGAATCACCTCGCACGTCACCGGCCGCTACCCGCTCGCCGAGGCGGCCCGCGCCCACGCCGACCTCGAGTCGCGCCGCACCACCGGCAAACTGCTGCTCCTGCCCTGACCCGCCGTCACCCGGTCGGCTCCGCCCGCCGCGCCCGATCCGCTTGAATGGGACCCGACAGCTCGTACCGGGAGGATCCATGCCGCTGACCCGCAAGGGCACTGCGACCAGGCAGCGCATCGTCGAGGGCGCCGCCGACCAGATCCGCGAACAGGGGGTATTCGCGGTGCGGCTGGAGGACGTCATGGCCCGCACCGCGACCAGCAAGAGCCAGCTCTTCCACTACTTTCCCGGTGGGAAGGACGAACTGCTGCTGGCCGTGGCCCGCCATGAGGCGGCCCGGGCGATCGACGACCAGCAGCCGGAGCTCGGCTCCCTCACCTCCTGGGCCGCCTGGGACCAGTGGCGCGACAAGGTCCTCGCCCGCTACCGCACGCAGGGCAGCGACTGCCCCCTCCATGCTGCCTTCAACCAGCTGGGCGGGACGAGCGACGCCACCAGGATCGTGGCGGGCGAACTGCTCGGCCGGTGGCAGCACCAACTCGCCGCGGGAATCCGCCACATGCAGGGCAGCGGCGAGATCGCCCCCGACCTGGACGCCGAGCGAGAGGCCGCATCCCTGTTGGCCGGCATCCAGGGCGGCGTGCTGATCCTCATGACCACGGGCGGCTCCACCCACCTGCAAGCCGCCCTCGACGCGGGCATCGCCCACCTCCGCGCCTCCGCCCGTCGTGACCACTGAGAACTCTGCGACAGGACGAGAACGCGCAACCCTCCCAGGGCCGACGGCCGGGCTGCCACGGACGGACCGCCGAAACTGCTTCCCGGCAAAGTGGGTGCAGGCAGCAGCAAGACCCCATGGACCCAGCGCGTCCACAGCACGGCCGGCACGCATCCGGACACCCCGGCGACCGGAATCACCGGGTGCACTATGTACTGCTGCGCATGCGCGACCAAGGCCGGCCCGACACCCTCGCCGCGATGTCCTTCCAGAACGACGGTGTGGATCCCGGCCGCGCGGCAGGAAGCCAGAATCTGGTGGTCCGGCGGATCCGCCAGCAGGACCACCTTCTCCACGGTCACATGACAGATGGGCCAGCATGCCGCAGCGAAGCACAGTTGAGCCGGCGGCTCCGCTCAATGCCCGCCGGCTTCGGGTCTGTACGGTGACCGGTGTATCTCCCGATCAAGGAAGAGCACCTGATAAGCGACGTGATCGTCTCGGTTGAGGCGGTTGAAGAGGTTCGGCCGACTGAGCTGTCGGCGGACGTGCTGGACGAGCAGTTGATCGGGCAGTTGGTCGACCGGGCCCGGGCCAGCGGGCTCCAGTTGACCGGCGAGGGCGGGCTGCTGCAGCAGCTGACCAAGCGGGTGCTGGAGTCCGCCCTGGAGGGCGAGATCACCGACCACCTCGGCTATGAGAAGCACGACCGGGCCGGTGCGGGTAGCGGCAACAGTCGCAACGGTGTCCGGGCGAAGACGGTGCTGACCGACGTCGGGCCGATCGAGATCGAGGTGCCCCGAGACCGCGAGGGCAGCTTCGATCCGCAGATCGTTAAGAAGCGCCAGCGGCGGCTGACCGGCGTCGATGAGATGGTGCTGTCACTGTCCGCCCGGGGTCTGACGCACGGTGACATCTCCGCGCATCTGGCCGAGGTCTACGGGGCGAGCGTGTCCAAGTCGACCATCTCCACCATTACCGACAAGGTCATGGACGGGATGGCTGAGTGGCAGAACCGCCCGCTCGACGCGATCTACCCGGTGATCTTCATCGACTGCATCCACGTGAAGGTCCGCGACGGGCAGGTCGCCAACCGGCCGATCTACGTCGCCCTCGCGGTGACCGTGGACGGCACCCGCGACATCCTCGGGCTGTGGGCCGGCGACGGCGGCGAGGGAGCCAAGTACTGGCTCCAGGTCCTGACCGAGATCAAGAACCGCGGCGTCGAGGCAAGGCCGCGGAGTTAAGCCCCGCCCGGGTCCGTCAAGAGAGTGATCTCGGCCTGGACTGCAGGCATGGGGATGGGACCTCCGGTAGAGCAAGGGATCGACCAAGATCTGCTTGCTGAAGAGGTCCCGTTGACTGACCAGTCTGCCATCACTCGGCCCGATTGCCTTGGAGGAGACGGAGGTTCCGTTCTGGCTCCGGGTCACTTGGGCGATCTCACCCGTTACCTTCCCGTCGAACTCGTGGACGCGGTGCTCGAGGAGAACCGCGCCGTGGAGCGTCGCCGACGGCTCCTGCCTTCTCGCGTCGGGGTGTACTTCGTCCTGGCCCTGGCGCTGTTCCCCGCCCTGGGCTACCTGCGTGTCTGGGACAAGCTGACAGTCGGACTCACCCGGTCACGGATTGCGCGGCCGAGCGAGAAGGCCCTTCGCTACCTTCGGCGGCGCGTGGGCCCGGCTCCGCTCAAAGCGCTGTTCGAGGTACTGGCCGGGCCAC
The sequence above is drawn from the Streptomyces kaniharaensis genome and encodes:
- a CDS encoding replication-relaxation family protein; translated protein: MRSWSTETEFLLAGGKRKVRPDGVWQAPETGVPVLMVEVDRFGMARARVAAKFTSYRELFRTKVCDSDVGRASFWTCWSIFSCLAC
- a CDS encoding quinone oxidoreductase family protein, with the protein product MHAIRIEEHGGPEVMRWTELPDPIPRPGEALVRLGAAGVNYMDVGARAEGGPGWAAPAILGAEGMGYVTALGEGVNDLAVGDRVAWFYHPGSYAELLAVPAHSLVKVPDGIGDETAAAVMMQGLTASHLSTETYPIGPGDTAVVHAAAGGVGRLLTQMIRTRGGRVIGLVSREEKALVAKEAGADHVLVHSGGGFEERIRELTGGRGADVVYDGGGTGTFRSSQLALRPHGVHAYYGPFMGVPALRPTDLPNSILLTYPVVHHHVATRETLLQRTGEVFDLVLDGRITSHVTGRYPLAEAARAHADLESRRTTGKLLLLP
- a CDS encoding TetR/AcrR family transcriptional regulator produces the protein MPLTRKGTATRQRIVEGAADQIREQGVFAVRLEDVMARTATSKSQLFHYFPGGKDELLLAVARHEAARAIDDQQPELGSLTSWAAWDQWRDKVLARYRTQGSDCPLHAAFNQLGGTSDATRIVAGELLGRWQHQLAAGIRHMQGSGEIAPDLDAEREAASLLAGIQGGVLILMTTGGSTHLQAALDAGIAHLRASARRDH